From a region of the Hypanus sabinus isolate sHypSab1 chromosome 2, sHypSab1.hap1, whole genome shotgun sequence genome:
- the LOC132403853 gene encoding EEF1A lysine methyltransferase 3-like: protein MMDARLGISSYIWDAGISLCQYFEKEDINFTGKEVIELGSGTGIVGILAALLGGNVTMTDKPDILKQIKGNISINVPLACRHRLNVRPLIWGEDQNNFPTKYDFILGSDIVYSSVCYPALLETLRYLCSEETTIFLSSELRHGNGSIPFHDVILPDYFNCEVVHRSESKSIIVYKLTKIVRTHRKK, encoded by the exons ATGATGGATGCAAGATTGGGCATTTCCTCGTATATTTGGGACGCT GGCATTTCCCTGTGCCAGTATTTTGAGAAGGAGGACATCAATTTCACTGGGAAGGAAGTAATTGAGCTGGGATCTGGCACCGGAATCGTGGGGATATTGGCAGCTCTACTTG GTGGCAATGTTACCATGACAGACAAACCGGATATCCTGAAACAAATAAAGGGCAATATTTCAATCAACGTCCCTTTAGCATGCCGACATCGTTTAAACGTTCGTCCGCTGATTTGGGGAGAAGATCAGAATAATTTCCCCACCAAATATGATTTCATTCTGGGTTCGGACATCGTCTACAGCTCAGTTTGCTATCCCGCGCTTTTAGAAACACTGCGTTACCTCTGCAGCGAAGAAACCACGATTTTCCTTTCATCGGAACTCCGACATGGGAACGGGTCCATCCCCTTCCATGATGTAATCCTGCCTGACTATTTTAACTGTGAGGTCGTACACAGATCAGAATCTAAGAGCATTATTGTGTATAAATTGACTAAAATTGTTAGAACGCACAGAAAAAAATAG
- the LOC132403847 gene encoding EEF1A lysine methyltransferase 3-like, translating into MEEKQYEFSGHLLKIATFKGAYLGVSAFVWEPGLVLCRYFEQENINFTGKKMIELGSGTGIVGILATLLGGDVTLTDRRDVLKQIEYNVSANIPLSSRHRSKISALVWGTDLNNYPSDFDVILGSDIVYNPTKFPQLLQTLLHLCNERTIVYICSNMFAREGASNFHQELLPEQFNSELIHTSGSNNIYKLTKKQAPSGGRD; encoded by the exons ATGGAAGAGAAGCAATATGAATTCAGTGGACATCTTTTAAAGATAGCGACGTTTAAGGGAGCCTACCTCGGCGTTTCTGCTTTTGTATGGGAACCT GGACTTGTACTCTGTCGCTACTTCGAGCAGGAAAATATTAACTTTACAGGGAAGAAGATGATTGAGTTGGGTTCTGGAACGGGGATAGTGGGGATTTTAGCAACCCTGTTGG GCGGAGATGTCACTCTCACGGACAGGCGAGACGTCCTGAAGCAAATAGAATACAACGTTTCTGCCAACATCCCCCTCAGTTCCAGGCACCGTTCGAAAATCAGCGCTCTCGTCTGGGGAACTGATCTGAACAACTATCCGTCTGACTTTGATGTTATTCTGGGATCGGACATCGTGTACAACCCTACCAAGTTTCCACAACTTTTGCAGACACTTTTACATCTTTGCAACGAGAGAACTATAGTTTACATCTGTTCTAACATGTTTGCTAGAGAGGGAGCCTCTAATTTTCACCAAGAACTCCTGCCGGAACAGTTTAATAGCGAGTTAATTCACACAAGCGGAAGCAACAATATTTACAAATTGACTAAAAAACAAgcaccctcaggaggaagggattAA